In Actinomycetota bacterium, a single genomic region encodes these proteins:
- the yidC gene encoding membrane protein insertase YidC: MFILDWLRTGVSWILVQFHQVFGAIFGDSSGWAWVLSIVGLVVVIRILLIPLFVKQIKAQRNLQIIQPQMKAIQKKYAGDRERQSQEMMKLYRETGTNPLASCLPILLQAPIFFALFSVLQGIARGVPEGVFTWPQYADLLSQAQDANIFGVPIYGTFLNANETPYPTATRVLAMVLIVAMSATTFITQRQLIVKNTAPDNPMVKQQKILLYVFPLVFAVGGINFPIGVLVYWFTTNLWTMGQQFYVIRNNPVPGTPAAAAQEARRAAKAARKAARRGDAAPAAAEETAAVAAPPRQQPKRQSKSKRQAQQPKPAGAKAPTTGPATKTPTTKAPASKAPATKTPAAGPGASGSSTSDEPAAAGE; this comes from the coding sequence GTGTTCATCCTCGACTGGTTGCGCACAGGAGTCTCGTGGATCCTGGTGCAGTTCCACCAGGTGTTCGGCGCGATCTTCGGCGACTCGAGTGGCTGGGCGTGGGTGCTGTCCATCGTCGGGCTCGTCGTCGTCATCCGGATCCTGCTGATCCCGCTGTTCGTGAAGCAGATCAAGGCCCAGCGGAACCTGCAGATCATCCAGCCGCAGATGAAGGCGATCCAGAAGAAGTACGCCGGCGACCGCGAGCGGCAGTCGCAGGAAATGATGAAGCTCTACCGGGAGACCGGGACCAATCCCCTGGCGTCCTGCCTGCCGATCCTGCTGCAGGCCCCCATCTTCTTCGCCCTGTTCAGCGTGCTGCAGGGCATCGCCCGCGGCGTCCCCGAGGGCGTCTTCACGTGGCCGCAGTACGCCGATCTGCTGAGCCAGGCGCAGGACGCGAACATCTTCGGCGTCCCCATCTATGGGACGTTCCTCAACGCCAATGAAACACCTTACCCTACTGCCACAAGGGTTCTCGCGATGGTGTTGATCGTCGCGATGTCGGCGACGACGTTCATCACACAGCGTCAGCTGATCGTGAAGAACACCGCTCCGGACAACCCGATGGTCAAGCAGCAGAAGATCCTGCTGTACGTGTTCCCGCTGGTCTTCGCCGTCGGCGGCATCAACTTCCCGATCGGTGTCCTGGTGTACTGGTTCACCACGAACCTGTGGACGATGGGCCAGCAGTTCTACGTCATCCGGAACAACCCCGTGCCGGGGACGCCGGCAGCGGCTGCACAGGAGGCGCGCCGAGCGGCGAAGGCGGCCCGCAAGGCGGCCCGGCGCGGTGATGCGGCACCGGCCGCTGCGGAGGAAACTGCCGCGGTGGCAGCCCCACCGCGGCAGCAGCCGAAGCGGCAATCCAAGAGCAAGCGGCAGGCCCAGCAGCCCAAGCCAGCGGGGGCCAAGGCCCCGACAACGGGGCCGGCTACCAAGACGCCGACAACCAAGGCTCCCGCGAGCAAGGCACCGGCGACCAAGACGCCTGCGGCCGGCCCGGGCGCCTCGGGGTCGAGCACCTCGGATGAACCGGCTGCCGCAGGGGAGTAG
- the yidD gene encoding membrane protein insertion efficiency factor YidD, with protein sequence MGRAVTAVLVGLIRLYRLVLSPLLGARCRWYPSCSAYALGALTTHGAVKGSLLAGWRLCRCHPWTPGGLDPVPPRGRWRADIEPDGRPRHRPPGDGHSGGCATMSRTTATTAGSAPATATRPPTRTTADDQPVPATEEHE encoded by the coding sequence ATCGGGCGCGCTGTCACCGCCGTGCTCGTCGGCCTGATCCGGCTCTATCGACTCGTGCTGTCCCCTCTGCTGGGTGCCCGCTGCCGCTGGTACCCGTCGTGCTCGGCGTACGCTCTGGGGGCGCTGACGACGCACGGAGCGGTGAAGGGTTCGCTGCTGGCCGGTTGGCGGCTGTGCCGGTGCCATCCGTGGACGCCAGGTGGTCTGGACCCCGTTCCGCCGCGCGGCCGCTGGCGAGCCGACATCGAGCCGGACGGGCGGCCGCGACATCGGCCGCCGGGTGACGGGCACTCAGGCGGGTGCGCGACGATGTCCCGTACGACAGCCACGACGGCTGGCTCCGCTCCGGCGACGGCCACCCGACCGCCCACCCGGACGACAGCCGACGACCAGCCGGTCCCGGCCACCGAAGAGCACGAGTAG